In Dioscorea cayenensis subsp. rotundata cultivar TDr96_F1 chromosome 11, TDr96_F1_v2_PseudoChromosome.rev07_lg8_w22 25.fasta, whole genome shotgun sequence, a single genomic region encodes these proteins:
- the LOC120271882 gene encoding LOW QUALITY PROTEIN: WD repeat-containing protein RUP2-like (The sequence of the model RefSeq protein was modified relative to this genomic sequence to represent the inferred CDS: deleted 1 base in 1 codon), with protein sequence MTSPSKLSLPSSTKPKQNINLQHQHQQQPQPQLQPHHPQWQFHLSTVVSPPSTSHAISDVLGSINFHPSHHLLATAGISRKIRIFNVPTLISNHNPTTRYLDHKSCCEFYICAPAKLSTVRFRAGLIGAGDYDGVVTEYDLEKRVAVFERDEHGGRRVWSVAYSSDHTSTLCASGSDDGTAHIWDVRARARAEIVRPGARGEAVCSVEFEPDGVGFGVGCADRSAYVYDARALGAGPVCVMRGHGRAVTYVKFVGEGRVVTSGADGSHRLWRRRDGEEGGKEERVYRGHENERSFVGMEVWRSGGLIGCGSESDEVYVYDLRWGEPVWVEKFGSEGFVSCVSWREGGDGEDGVFVAGGSDGTFKVFLVRRNTD encoded by the exons ATGACCAGCCCTTCCAAGCTCTCCCTTCCTTCCTCCactaaaccaaaacaaaacatcaaccttcaacaccaacaccaacaacaaCCTCAACCTCAACTTCAACCTCACCACCCTCAATGGCAATTCCACCTCTCCACCGTCGTCTCCCCTCCATCCACCTCCCACGCCATCTCCGACGTCCTCGGCTCCATCAACTTCCACCCATCCCACCACCTCCTCGCCACCGCCGGCATCTCTCGCAAAATCCGCATCTTTAACGTCCCAACTCTCATCAGCAACCACAACCCCACCACACGTTATCTCGATCACAAATCATGCTGCGAGTTCTACATATGCGCACCGGCAAAGCTAAGCACCGTGCGGTTCCGCGCAGGACTCATTGGCGCCGGTGACTACGACGGAGTCGTGACCGAGTACGACTTAGAGAAGCGCGTGGCCGTGTTCGAGCGAGACGAACACGGCGGAAGACGAGTGTGGAGCGTGGCTTACTCGAGTGATCACACGTCGACGCTGTGCGCGTCCGGGTCGGATGATGGCACGGCGCACATATGGGATGTGCGCGCGCGGGCGCGCGCGGAGATTGTTAGGCCGGGTGCGCGCGGTGAAGCGGTGTGTAGCGTTGAGTTCGAGCCGGATGGAGTTGGGTTCGGTGTTGGGTGCGCTGATAGGAGTGCGTATGTGTATGATGCTCGAGCGCTTGGTGCCGGGCCGGTTTGCGTTATGCGTGGACATGGACGTGCTGTTACTTATGTTAAGTTTGTGGGTGAAGGGAGAGTGGTGACTTCAGGGGCTGATGGAAGTCATAGGTTGTGGAGAAGAAGggatggagaagaaggtggGAAGGAGGAGAGGGTTTATAGAGGACATGAGAATGAGAGGAGT TTTGTGGGGATGGAGGTTTGGAGAAGTGGTGGGTTGATTGGGTGTGGGTCTGAGAGTGATGAGGTTTATGTTTATGATTTGAGGTGGGGAGAACCTGTTTGGGTTGAGAAGTTTGGGTCTGAAGGGTTTGTTAGTTGTGTGAGTTGGAGAGAAGGTGGAGATGGTGAGGATGGAGTGTTTGTTGCTGGTGGAAGTGATGGGACTTTCAAGGTGTTTTTGGTGAGGAGAAACACTGATTAG